From Desulfobacteraceae bacterium, one genomic window encodes:
- a CDS encoding ACT domain-containing protein codes for MKITQLSVFLENRTGRLADIAVTLGEIGVNIRAMSLADTTDFGVLRLIVNDTAKARQVLKDLGFAVRLTEVLAVEIPDRPGELGRLLRIIEQAGLNVEYVYGFVEKNSDNAILIFRFDDLDRAISAIQAKGIRILDDSRLSSL; via the coding sequence ATGAAGATCACACAGCTTTCCGTTTTTCTGGAGAACCGCACCGGCCGGCTGGCCGACATCGCCGTCACCCTGGGGGAGATCGGGGTCAATATCCGGGCCATGTCCCTGGCGGACACCACCGACTTCGGGGTCCTGCGGCTGATTGTCAACGACACCGCCAAGGCCCGTCAGGTGTTGAAAGATCTGGGTTTCGCCGTGCGCCTGACCGAGGTGTTGGCGGTGGAGATTCCCGACCGGCCTGGCGAGCTGGGGCGGCTGCTGCGGATCATCGAGCAGGCGGGGCTCAACGTGGAGTATGTCTATGGCTTCGTGGAAAAAAACTCCGACAACGCCATCCTGATCTTCCGCTTCGACGACCTGGACCGGGCCATTTCAGCGATCCAGGCCAAAGGGATCCGCATCCTGGACGACAGTCGCCTATCCAGCCTGTAG